A portion of the Tepidanaerobacter syntrophicus genome contains these proteins:
- a CDS encoding acyl-CoA dehydratase activase-related protein codes for MKIGIPRALFYYEYYPFWKVFFEALGQQVVLSSSTNEALLKKGVALCVDDACLPIKSFHGHVADLADKVDAIFIPRIVSIEPQKYLCPKFLGLPDMIRNSIPKLPPLIDAELNLYKSKKGIKNHVIQIGDALNKNKTEVLRAYHKAASAQKKYKQFITTYKIAPCEILPDIDFKPPKQEESELHTASYPKVLLVGHHYNIYDTFLSMNLVAKLKRQHINLITTDMVSDSEIKKGAKKLTKDMFWTLGERSLGAAFYFLDKGELDGIIHVASFGCGPDSFVGELLERKIKRYYKIPFLYLTLDEHAAEAGFDTRLEAFLDVLEGRKVQ; via the coding sequence ATGAAAATAGGCATACCCAGAGCACTGTTTTATTATGAATACTACCCTTTTTGGAAGGTATTTTTTGAGGCTTTAGGTCAGCAGGTTGTGCTGTCATCCTCTACTAACGAGGCACTGCTTAAAAAAGGAGTTGCATTATGCGTAGATGATGCATGCCTGCCGATTAAAAGCTTTCACGGCCATGTAGCAGATCTGGCAGATAAGGTTGATGCTATTTTTATTCCCAGAATTGTAAGCATAGAGCCGCAAAAATATCTCTGCCCAAAGTTTTTAGGGCTGCCGGATATGATAAGAAATAGCATTCCGAAGTTACCGCCGTTAATCGATGCCGAATTAAATCTTTATAAAAGCAAGAAAGGCATTAAAAACCACGTAATACAAATTGGCGATGCTCTTAATAAAAATAAGACAGAAGTGCTGCGGGCCTATCATAAAGCAGCAAGCGCGCAAAAAAAGTATAAACAATTTATCACTACATACAAAATAGCCCCATGCGAAATCTTGCCGGATATCGATTTTAAACCTCCAAAACAAGAGGAATCCGAGCTACATACTGCTTCATATCCGAAAGTTTTATTAGTGGGGCACCATTACAATATATACGATACTTTTCTTAGCATGAACCTTGTTGCTAAGCTCAAAAGACAGCATATTAATCTTATAACAACTGACATGGTTTCAGATAGTGAAATCAAAAAAGGGGCCAAGAAACTGACAAAAGATATGTTCTGGACACTAGGGGAAAGATCGTTAGGTGCTGCTTTCTACTTTTTAGACAAAGGAGAGCTTGATGGAATAATCCATGTTGCATCTTTCGGATGTGGTCCCGATTCTTTTGTAGGTGAACTTTTGGAAAGAAAAATAAAACGTTACTATAAAATTCCTTTTCTGTATCTAACCCTTGATGAACACGCCGCTGAAGCCGGGTTTGATACAAGGCTTGAGGCTTTTTTGGATGTTTTAGAAGGGAGGAAGGTTCAATGA
- a CDS encoding pyridoxamine 5'-phosphate oxidase family protein gives MEELLKMLTDASVFYVATVDGDKPKVRPFGFVMNYNGKLYFCTGNHKNVYRQLKANPAVEICAMISKDEWVRISGRAVFDENIEAKKQAFAVAPSLAAIYGSPESSNFELFYITNIEASVLKIDKEIRKIQV, from the coding sequence ATGGAAGAATTATTAAAAATGCTGACAGATGCTTCTGTATTTTATGTGGCAACTGTTGACGGTGATAAACCTAAAGTTCGCCCGTTTGGATTTGTCATGAATTACAACGGGAAGTTGTATTTTTGCACGGGCAATCACAAAAATGTCTATAGGCAGCTTAAGGCGAATCCTGCCGTAGAAATTTGCGCAATGATATCTAAAGATGAGTGGGTTCGCATAAGCGGTAGAGCTGTGTTTGACGAGAACATAGAAGCTAAAAAACAGGCATTTGCTGTTGCTCCCAGCCTTGCTGCCATTTATGGTTCGCCCGAAAGTTCGAATTTTGAGCTATTCTATATAACAAATATCGAAGCATCTGTGCTTAAAATTGACAAAGAAATACGAAAAATTCAAGTGTAG
- the hpt gene encoding hypoxanthine phosphoribosyltransferase: MLNDVKQVLITEEQLLEKVKELGEKITNDYKDSDNFIVIGVLKGAVVFMSDLIRSIELPLKIDFMAVSSYGTSTESSGVVRILKDLDESVEGKDVLIVEDIVDSGLTLSYMHKILKSRKPASLKICTLLDKPNRRKVDLKIDYLGFEIPDDFVVGYGLDYAGKYRNLRDICVLKPEIYKG, encoded by the coding sequence TTGCTCAATGATGTAAAGCAAGTTTTAATAACAGAGGAGCAGCTTTTAGAAAAAGTAAAGGAACTGGGAGAAAAAATAACCAACGATTATAAGGATAGCGATAATTTTATCGTAATAGGGGTGCTAAAGGGCGCTGTAGTTTTCATGTCAGACCTTATTCGCTCTATAGAGCTGCCTTTAAAAATTGATTTTATGGCGGTGTCGAGCTATGGAACATCCACTGAATCTTCCGGAGTCGTTAGGATACTTAAAGATCTTGATGAATCCGTGGAGGGAAAGGATGTCTTAATAGTCGAGGATATAGTTGATTCAGGGCTGACTCTAAGCTATATGCATAAAATCTTAAAGTCCCGTAAACCTGCCAGCCTTAAAATCTGTACACTGCTTGACAAGCCAAATCGCAGAAAAGTTGATTTGAAAATAGATTATTTAGGTTTTGAAATTCCGGATGATTTTGTTGTGGGCTATGGTTTGGACTATGCCGGAAAATATAGGAATTTACGAGATATTTGCGTGTTAAAGCCTGAAATCTACAAAGGATAA
- a CDS encoding MFS transporter — protein MEKKPLSKAVKTFYGIGDFGFGLMASVELYFFVFFLTNVAKLSLPTVALISSITSIVDAVSSPFYGAIISGTKPLKWGRNRSWILIMPPLVVIFYIFQFSKIGPESVAALIICAGFILSHIAWNLPWVANVALIPVLASDPDEAALLASRRATWTALSGIVFSYTGAPLAEYFGRVTNNEVLGYTILAGLTGLIMMICYWIVFKITEGYEPTGTAAQDTTQAQKVSLAAMVKSLVQNPPLIVLLISDFFRNMVLFVMTAAAAYYFTYVAQNMGLFSAYLLIVSIATMIGSYFAGSVAKKMSSRNATIFGLYALGISLIICKFVALNVTMFFIVITISSIFTGILTSVTVSLYSDVSIYAYWKTGEDASPFVMGLMTVALKLAVISRGTVIPFVLASVGFTPGIDPASATEALKIGVINAFLFIPGIFALIGAVILHLGYKLTREKVIEYQNEINKRLAQQA, from the coding sequence ATGGAAAAAAAGCCACTAAGCAAAGCCGTAAAGACATTCTATGGCATCGGAGATTTTGGTTTTGGTTTGATGGCATCAGTTGAACTTTATTTCTTTGTATTTTTCCTGACCAATGTTGCTAAACTTTCATTGCCAACAGTTGCTCTCATCAGTTCGATAACGAGTATCGTAGATGCAGTGTCATCACCTTTTTACGGAGCTATAATCAGCGGCACTAAGCCTTTAAAGTGGGGACGAAATCGTTCTTGGATATTGATAATGCCTCCGCTTGTCGTAATCTTTTATATATTCCAATTTAGCAAGATCGGTCCGGAATCAGTAGCCGCACTGATTATCTGCGCCGGTTTTATTCTAAGCCATATCGCATGGAACCTGCCCTGGGTAGCAAATGTTGCGCTTATTCCGGTACTTGCCAGTGACCCTGATGAAGCAGCATTGCTGGCATCAAGACGTGCTACTTGGACTGCTCTTTCAGGAATAGTATTCTCTTATACCGGAGCACCCTTGGCAGAGTATTTTGGCAGGGTTACAAACAATGAAGTATTGGGTTACACCATTCTGGCAGGGCTTACAGGTTTGATTATGATGATCTGTTACTGGATCGTTTTTAAGATAACAGAAGGCTATGAGCCTACGGGAACTGCAGCTCAAGACACAACTCAGGCTCAAAAAGTTTCACTAGCTGCTATGGTAAAAAGCCTTGTCCAAAATCCACCCCTTATTGTGCTGTTAATATCAGACTTTTTCAGGAACATGGTCCTCTTTGTTATGACAGCAGCTGCAGCTTATTACTTTACTTATGTAGCACAAAATATGGGACTATTTTCAGCATACTTACTAATAGTATCTATAGCAACTATGATAGGATCATACTTTGCAGGTTCAGTTGCAAAGAAAATGTCATCGCGGAATGCCACCATCTTTGGTCTGTATGCCTTAGGCATATCGCTTATAATATGTAAATTCGTAGCACTAAATGTTACTATGTTTTTCATTGTAATAACTATATCTAGTATATTTACAGGAATTCTAACATCAGTAACCGTAAGCTTATATTCTGATGTATCTATTTATGCTTACTGGAAAACAGGAGAAGACGCATCTCCCTTTGTTATGGGCTTGATGACGGTAGCCTTAAAGCTTGCAGTTATATCCAGAGGAACGGTGATTCCTTTTGTCTTGGCGTCGGTAGGATTTACCCCGGGAATAGATCCTGCCTCAGCTACTGAAGCACTTAAGATAGGCGTAATAAATGCTTTCCTATTCATACCCGGAATCTTTGCATTAATCGGCGCTGTAATACTGCACTTAGGTTATAAGCTGACGCGAGAAAAAGTTATAGAATATCAAAACGAAATAAATAAAAGATTGGCTCAACAAGCTTAA
- a CDS encoding PD-(D/E)XK nuclease family protein, translating into MRQLNVYPTSYLAEQESQAQTAGEAAIFYEEFIRNIIKDVIDSKNIIGNFKRDIVISRIFHSLQEKNQFKFFSEYRPGYVRRISEVIMELKLQGITPDIADKILKDSPRLKDLALIYRTYQDFLAENLLYDLEDCQIISADYAGKAKYIEQFDKICFRGFYRLYPIQKKVLEVIVDKGVIVNLPLEHKMKHVNAIKAQNKRIEIEYISKMILRDLEEGIPPQKICIVLPKPKAYKYLLKDAAKEANLSLNFDIKAPLIQNPFVKAFLRLVKEETTDYFVQILLKTNISRHKINKWAEISKSFLADNGYPNRFYNIHSDDPDFVKRDITAFQALIKLLDELEDIGEMAGEEYTDFEGFINFFAPYLRNYSYNCFDSDKEGIRILSLEQIIGLKFEKIYAAGMIEGDFPAELRPDWLIKEDERKRLNEIGYSFDTIDSHLEDEQRCLKFLLASSSTGCFSYPAVLEDNSSSLMSSYIEDILYDLKAEVKDVRLEDMYTSTGFKNFSETLGTISENTRKILGKRFHEEPFSAASLNMYGECPYKFFLARVIGLAAPDEEGEYTAVSRGSAIHKILEIFFKNHKDTLESIKLEEYENEIIFLTESVMENSGVKESFPHPLLFEIEKNEIAKSITNYVGWYVASRGDFKPILFELGFGSKKNFSLDFAPDILLSGKIDRIDEDAQHRLLIIDYKSGSTPDIKEMEDGTNLQMPIYILAAEHILKKPVVGGAFVSVKKGAIDNFIVRDRDLPFISKRQKKGILTQEEWETVMEKTKDTVRAYVNNIREGKFPIEPKKCPKIQSYGSFCDFTQICPWEEF; encoded by the coding sequence ATGAGACAACTTAATGTATATCCTACATCATATTTGGCAGAACAAGAAAGTCAAGCACAAACAGCCGGCGAGGCAGCAATTTTCTATGAAGAGTTTATAAGAAACATTATAAAAGATGTTATAGATTCAAAAAATATTATCGGGAATTTTAAAAGAGATATAGTAATCAGCCGTATCTTTCATAGCCTGCAAGAGAAAAATCAATTTAAATTTTTCAGCGAATATAGGCCCGGATATGTGCGGCGCATTAGTGAAGTAATAATGGAATTGAAATTACAAGGCATAACCCCTGACATTGCTGATAAAATATTGAAGGATTCACCTCGCCTAAAAGATTTGGCTTTGATATACCGAACATATCAGGATTTTCTTGCCGAAAACCTTCTATATGACTTAGAAGATTGCCAAATAATTTCGGCAGACTACGCAGGTAAAGCAAAGTATATTGAACAGTTTGACAAAATATGTTTTAGGGGATTTTATAGGCTTTATCCGATACAGAAAAAAGTGTTGGAAGTTATAGTAGATAAAGGGGTTATAGTCAACTTGCCCCTTGAGCATAAAATGAAACATGTAAATGCCATTAAGGCTCAAAACAAGAGGATTGAAATTGAATACATATCAAAAATGATTTTAAGAGATTTAGAAGAAGGCATTCCCCCGCAAAAAATCTGCATAGTTTTGCCGAAGCCCAAAGCCTATAAATATCTTTTAAAAGACGCGGCAAAAGAGGCGAACTTATCGTTAAACTTTGATATAAAAGCACCCCTTATCCAAAATCCTTTCGTAAAAGCGTTTTTAAGACTTGTAAAAGAAGAAACAACAGATTATTTTGTACAAATTCTTTTAAAAACTAATATTTCACGGCATAAAATCAATAAATGGGCCGAAATATCAAAAAGTTTTCTTGCCGACAATGGATATCCCAACAGATTTTACAATATTCATAGTGACGACCCTGATTTTGTAAAACGCGATATTACGGCATTTCAGGCCCTAATTAAACTTTTGGATGAATTAGAAGATATAGGGGAAATGGCAGGAGAAGAATATACAGATTTTGAAGGATTTATAAATTTTTTTGCACCCTATTTAAGAAATTATTCCTACAACTGTTTTGATTCCGATAAAGAAGGTATTCGGATACTTTCTCTAGAACAAATAATAGGGCTAAAATTTGAAAAGATTTATGCGGCAGGGATGATAGAAGGAGATTTTCCGGCAGAATTACGACCTGACTGGCTTATAAAGGAAGATGAGAGGAAAAGACTCAATGAGATAGGTTACAGTTTTGATACCATAGATAGTCATCTTGAGGATGAGCAGCGCTGCTTAAAATTTTTGCTGGCATCAAGTTCTACAGGCTGCTTTTCTTATCCGGCAGTTTTGGAAGATAACTCATCTTCACTGATGTCTTCCTATATAGAAGATATACTTTATGATTTAAAAGCCGAGGTTAAAGATGTCAGATTAGAAGATATGTATACTTCTACCGGATTTAAAAATTTCAGTGAAACTTTAGGAACTATTTCAGAAAATACAAGAAAAATATTAGGCAAGCGATTTCATGAAGAACCTTTCAGCGCAGCTTCCCTAAACATGTACGGCGAATGTCCTTATAAGTTTTTTCTTGCAAGAGTCATAGGCCTTGCAGCACCTGATGAAGAAGGAGAATATACGGCGGTTTCACGGGGCAGTGCCATACATAAAATATTAGAGATATTTTTTAAAAATCATAAAGATACCCTTGAAAGCATAAAATTAGAAGAATACGAAAATGAGATAATCTTTCTTACAGAAAGTGTCATGGAAAATTCCGGCGTAAAAGAGAGTTTTCCGCATCCTCTGCTGTTTGAAATAGAGAAAAATGAAATTGCAAAAAGCATAACGAACTATGTCGGCTGGTATGTAGCCTCAAGAGGAGACTTTAAACCGATTCTTTTTGAGCTTGGTTTTGGATCCAAGAAAAATTTTTCCTTGGATTTTGCCCCAGACATCTTGCTTTCGGGAAAAATTGACAGGATAGATGAAGACGCACAGCACAGATTACTGATAATCGACTATAAAAGCGGGTCAACACCGGATATAAAAGAGATGGAAGATGGAACAAACCTTCAAATGCCAATATATATCTTGGCTGCGGAACATATATTAAAAAAACCGGTAGTGGGAGGAGCTTTTGTTTCTGTTAAAAAAGGTGCTATAGATAACTTTATTGTAAGAGATAGAGATCTGCCATTTATTTCAAAGAGGCAGAAAAAAGGGATTTTAACACAAGAAGAATGGGAAACCGTTATGGAAAAAACCAAAGACACAGTCAGAGCTTATGTAAACAATATAAGAGAAGGGAAATTTCCGATAGAACCAAAAAAATGTCCAAAAATACAAAGCTATGGCAGCTTTTGCGATTTTACTCAAATTTGTCCCTGGGAGGAGTTTTAA
- the ftsH gene encoding ATP-dependent zinc metalloprotease FtsH encodes MNNFFRSLSFYLLIIILILSVVQWYSNQEAAQIRLGYSELLQRLDKGEVEKIVIIENNIKGTLKDGRNFVSYVPDLTTFMAKIDKLAGSGALTVDSEPKPVTPWWTQILSPLLLMVFIFGAWYFLMQQSQGGGGRVMSFGKSKAKLHTDDKRRVTFKDVAGVDEAKEELEEVVEFLKHPKKFIELGARIPKGVLLVGPPGTGKTLLARAVAGEAGVPFFTISGSDFVEMFVGVGAARVRDLFDQAKKNAPCIIFIDEIDAVGRQRGAGLGGGHDEREQTLNQLLVEMDGFGINEGIIVIAATNRPDILDPALLRPGRFDREVVVDRPDVKGREEILKVHARNKPLAEDVELSVLARRTPGFTGADLENLMNEAALLSARRNKKKIEMPELEEAITRVIAGPEKKSRVMTERERRLVAYHEAGHAVVAHLLPTVDPVHEVSIVPRGRAGGYTMILPKEDRFFMGKNELMDQITHLLGGRVSEELVLNEISTGAQNDLERATQIARKMVMEYGMSENIGPMTLGHKQEEVFLGRDIAQGRNYSEEVAASIDKEVKNIISSCYDRARSLLSDNVNKLHKVAQALLEKEKLKENEFLEVFASA; translated from the coding sequence TTGAACAACTTTTTTAGGAGTCTAAGTTTTTATTTGCTGATAATAATTTTAATTTTATCAGTTGTCCAATGGTATTCTAACCAGGAAGCAGCTCAGATCAGATTAGGATATTCAGAATTACTTCAACGCCTTGACAAAGGTGAAGTGGAAAAAATAGTGATAATAGAAAATAACATCAAAGGCACTCTAAAAGATGGTAGAAATTTTGTAAGCTATGTTCCTGATCTGACTACTTTTATGGCTAAAATAGATAAGCTTGCCGGAAGCGGCGCATTGACGGTGGATTCAGAGCCTAAGCCTGTTACGCCTTGGTGGACGCAAATTTTGTCCCCTCTACTGCTCATGGTATTTATATTTGGCGCATGGTATTTCTTAATGCAGCAGAGCCAAGGCGGTGGTGGACGAGTGATGTCTTTCGGCAAGAGTAAGGCAAAGCTTCATACAGACGATAAAAGAAGAGTGACTTTTAAAGATGTGGCAGGCGTAGATGAAGCAAAAGAAGAATTAGAAGAAGTAGTGGAGTTTTTAAAACATCCCAAGAAATTTATAGAGCTGGGGGCGCGCATTCCCAAGGGAGTTTTACTGGTAGGCCCTCCGGGAACAGGAAAAACACTTTTAGCAAGAGCTGTAGCAGGGGAAGCCGGGGTACCGTTTTTTACAATAAGCGGCTCGGACTTTGTGGAAATGTTTGTAGGTGTTGGTGCAGCAAGGGTCAGGGACTTGTTTGACCAAGCTAAAAAGAATGCGCCGTGTATCATATTTATTGATGAAATCGATGCAGTGGGCCGCCAAAGAGGAGCAGGTCTTGGCGGTGGACATGATGAAAGAGAACAGACGCTAAACCAGCTGCTTGTAGAAATGGACGGTTTCGGTATTAATGAGGGCATAATAGTTATAGCTGCTACTAACCGCCCCGATATATTAGATCCTGCGCTTTTAAGACCTGGCAGGTTTGACAGAGAAGTTGTGGTAGACAGACCTGATGTAAAAGGAAGAGAAGAAATACTCAAGGTTCATGCAAGAAACAAGCCTTTAGCAGAAGATGTAGAGCTTTCAGTACTGGCCAGAAGGACGCCCGGATTTACCGGTGCTGATCTTGAAAACCTGATGAATGAAGCAGCGCTTCTTTCAGCAAGGCGCAATAAAAAGAAAATAGAAATGCCGGAGCTAGAAGAGGCTATAACTAGAGTAATAGCAGGGCCGGAAAAGAAAAGCCGAGTTATGACAGAACGAGAGCGCCGATTGGTTGCCTATCATGAGGCGGGACATGCTGTAGTGGCACATTTACTGCCGACTGTAGACCCGGTTCATGAAGTATCTATAGTGCCTAGGGGCAGAGCAGGCGGATATACTATGATTTTGCCGAAAGAAGATCGCTTCTTTATGGGTAAAAATGAACTCATGGACCAAATAACCCATTTACTTGGCGGCCGTGTTTCAGAAGAGCTAGTGCTCAATGAAATAAGCACCGGTGCCCAAAATGATTTAGAGCGGGCAACTCAGATTGCAAGAAAAATGGTTATGGAGTATGGCATGAGCGAAAATATAGGCCCAATGACACTGGGCCATAAGCAGGAAGAAGTATTTCTGGGAAGAGATATTGCACAAGGCAGAAACTACAGCGAAGAAGTGGCAGCATCTATCGACAAAGAAGTTAAAAATATTATCAGCAGCTGTTATGACAGAGCTAGGTCACTTTTGTCAGACAATGTCAACAAACTTCATAAAGTAGCCCAAGCACTGCTTGAAAAAGAAAAGTTAAAGGAAAATGAATTCTTAGAGGTTTTTGCAAGCGCATAA
- a CDS encoding UvrD-helicase domain-containing protein, with protein MGHTPLQKEAIETIDKSLVVTAGAGAGKTRILVGRIIYILQQGLASIDEIAAITYTNKAALEMRERLRYEMKMQKYNDSISKNLLRLSTAYISTIHSFCLRLLKENPVEASIDPEAQVAKEYQGNAWLKESIQEAVIGKLENKNVFQITSEMGFGKLSDELYQNIIKIQNQGVSIATLSEMAISEDEKTIVMLIEESLKIYGSKKEKQHVLDYEDILEKTLDMFEKNREILKNYQQKFKFILVDEYQDLNFIQDKILRLLGKDTNLFVVGDKKQSIYGFRGARVELFEKLRKDLEKNGKSLSLKDNFRSNDKIITFVNKAFEDIMENYEPINYKRQHDGKNICFLIGQNSGLMRERRQQEARLIADKILEMLSDDSVKVYDSTTGGYRKPTFRDFAVLFRRKTHLSCYIEEFRARNIPFYVAEVGTLKESHGVKNLLLGLKAVEYKDDINIYGALSHLLKVDDDKIAEYVLNGKKLSNIFDENIDSEEAFKLFQKWVKMKDKATIKQLAEQIIKDSKLLYTDLEDVLDTESLLQFLDLCAVYDEEGFTLREFLEELSNWGSEYQEAVDVSEEEDVVKFITIHSAKGLEFPIVILADSGQSLSTVSSEILFDPEVGLAIKKDKEKWQELKNFLDNKEIEEAKRLLYVALTRAMDYLVISGEITSDKRESFLKWLNQTTS; from the coding sequence ATGGGACACACCCCTTTACAAAAAGAAGCTATCGAAACAATAGATAAAAGCCTTGTAGTCACAGCCGGTGCCGGTGCCGGCAAAACTAGAATACTGGTGGGCCGCATAATTTATATATTACAGCAGGGCCTTGCAAGTATTGACGAAATTGCCGCCATAACATATACAAATAAAGCAGCTCTTGAAATGAGAGAGCGGCTCAGATACGAAATGAAAATGCAAAAATACAATGACAGCATCTCTAAAAACCTACTCAGGCTTTCAACTGCTTATATCAGCACAATACATAGTTTTTGCTTGCGATTGCTTAAAGAAAATCCGGTAGAAGCTTCCATAGACCCTGAGGCACAGGTAGCAAAGGAGTATCAAGGGAATGCGTGGCTCAAGGAAAGCATACAAGAGGCCGTTATAGGAAAATTAGAAAACAAAAATGTTTTTCAGATTACTTCAGAAATGGGCTTTGGAAAATTATCCGATGAGCTTTATCAAAATATAATAAAAATACAGAACCAAGGTGTAAGCATTGCTACTTTATCTGAAATGGCGATTAGTGAAGATGAAAAAACCATAGTGATGTTAATTGAAGAATCTTTAAAGATTTATGGCAGCAAAAAAGAGAAACAGCACGTTCTTGACTATGAAGATATTCTGGAAAAGACGCTGGATATGTTCGAAAAAAATCGGGAAATTTTGAAAAACTATCAACAAAAATTTAAATTTATTTTGGTAGATGAATATCAGGATTTGAACTTTATCCAAGACAAAATTCTTCGGCTGTTAGGCAAAGATACAAATCTTTTTGTGGTGGGAGACAAAAAACAATCCATCTACGGCTTTAGAGGAGCGCGTGTTGAGCTTTTCGAAAAGCTCAGAAAAGATTTAGAGAAAAATGGAAAGTCCTTAAGTTTAAAAGATAATTTTCGAAGTAACGATAAAATAATAACGTTTGTAAACAAAGCTTTTGAAGACATCATGGAGAATTATGAACCGATTAATTACAAAAGGCAGCATGATGGAAAAAATATCTGTTTCCTTATTGGGCAAAATAGCGGCTTGATGAGAGAGCGGAGGCAGCAGGAAGCAAGACTTATTGCAGATAAGATACTAGAAATGTTGTCCGATGATTCTGTAAAGGTATATGACAGCACCACAGGAGGATACCGAAAGCCCACCTTTCGAGATTTTGCCGTGCTCTTTAGGAGAAAAACCCATCTTTCCTGTTATATTGAGGAGTTTCGCGCACGCAATATACCATTTTATGTGGCTGAAGTCGGGACTCTTAAAGAAAGCCATGGAGTAAAAAATCTTCTTTTGGGATTAAAGGCTGTGGAGTATAAAGATGATATAAACATATATGGCGCACTTTCGCACTTGCTTAAAGTGGATGATGATAAAATTGCAGAATATGTGCTTAACGGCAAAAAATTAAGTAATATCTTTGATGAGAATATAGACTCCGAGGAAGCCTTTAAATTATTTCAAAAGTGGGTTAAAATGAAAGATAAGGCAACAATTAAACAACTGGCAGAACAGATTATAAAAGATTCAAAGCTTTTATATACCGATTTAGAAGATGTCCTTGATACCGAGAGCCTGCTTCAATTTTTAGATTTATGTGCAGTTTATGATGAAGAAGGCTTTACCTTAAGAGAATTTTTAGAAGAACTTTCGAATTGGGGCTCAGAGTATCAGGAGGCGGTGGATGTTTCTGAAGAAGAAGATGTTGTAAAGTTTATTACAATACATTCGGCAAAGGGATTGGAGTTTCCCATAGTTATCCTGGCAGACAGCGGCCAAAGCTTATCAACGGTATCTTCTGAGATATTATTTGATCCGGAAGTCGGTCTTGCAATTAAAAAAGATAAAGAGAAGTGGCAAGAGTTGAAAAACTTTCTTGATAACAAAGAGATTGAAGAAGCCAAAAGGCTGCTTTATGTGGCGCTTACCCGCGCAATGGATTATTTAGTGATATCAGGAGAGATAACATCTGATAAACGAGAAAGTTTTTTAAAATGGTTAAACCAAACAACAAGTTAG
- a CDS encoding acyl-CoA dehydratase activase-related protein: MKVTFPHMGNLYIVLESLFENLGTEVVVPPFCTKRTLELGVLHSPEFACLPLKINVGNFIEALENGADTIVMAGGIGPCRFGYYGEVEREILKDLGFDFKMVIVEPPKNNFLKLVSDIRVLTNRKQNSLKNIIKAAIIAWKKAILLDIADMKLSQIRPKEKIKGQTDKKYKEVIHKIKDIKKEAELDEYKAVMLETFDSIETIKDKTFPKIGIVGEIYTVLEPFVNLDIESELNSLGAEVYRSVYLTDWVRINLFPSFLKPKDYKEMLKLAEPYIKRFIGGHGQETVAQIASFAKNGFDGVIHLLPFTCMPEIVAKSAIPRVAKDYSIPVMTLVLDEHSAKAGVRTRLEAFIDMINQKKEMSEDNSYLSKIYHENSDIDNEKVLSNK; this comes from the coding sequence ATGAAAGTGACTTTTCCTCATATGGGTAATTTATACATTGTGCTTGAATCTCTATTTGAAAACCTAGGCACAGAAGTAGTTGTTCCGCCTTTTTGCACAAAAAGAACCTTAGAACTTGGTGTCCTGCATTCGCCGGAATTTGCTTGCCTTCCACTTAAAATAAATGTGGGGAATTTTATTGAAGCCCTTGAAAACGGTGCAGATACCATTGTCATGGCCGGTGGAATAGGGCCCTGCAGGTTTGGCTATTATGGTGAAGTAGAGCGAGAAATTTTAAAAGATTTAGGTTTTGATTTTAAAATGGTCATAGTAGAACCTCCGAAAAATAATTTTTTAAAGTTAGTAAGTGATATTAGAGTGCTTACTAACAGAAAACAAAATTCACTAAAAAATATAATAAAGGCAGCTATAATTGCATGGAAAAAGGCCATTCTGTTGGATATTGCAGACATGAAATTGTCTCAAATAAGGCCAAAGGAAAAAATAAAAGGTCAGACCGATAAAAAGTACAAAGAAGTAATTCATAAAATAAAGGATATAAAGAAAGAAGCAGAGCTAGATGAATATAAAGCAGTTATGCTGGAAACATTTGACAGCATTGAGACTATAAAGGATAAAACCTTCCCCAAAATCGGAATAGTAGGTGAAATATATACTGTATTGGAGCCCTTTGTAAACTTAGACATAGAATCTGAGCTGAACAGTCTCGGCGCCGAAGTGTATCGAAGCGTTTACCTTACAGACTGGGTCAGAATAAATCTTTTTCCTTCCTTTTTAAAGCCAAAAGATTATAAGGAAATGTTAAAGTTAGCAGAACCTTATATTAAGCGCTTTATAGGTGGCCACGGCCAAGAAACCGTAGCTCAAATTGCAAGTTTTGCAAAAAATGGTTTTGATGGTGTTATACATCTTCTGCCTTTTACCTGCATGCCTGAAATTGTTGCAAAAAGCGCAATACCTCGAGTCGCGAAAGATTATTCAATTCCAGTAATGACACTGGTGCTAGATGAACATTCAGCTAAAGCCGGCGTCAGAACAAGACTTGAAGCCTTTATTGATATGATAAATCAAAAAAAGGAAATGAGTGAAGATAACAGTTACTTATCTAAGATATATCATGAAAATAGCGATATTGATAATGAGAAAGTATTAAGTAATAAGTAA